The genomic region GCCATAAATGTAAAACTTTGATAGCATATATGTAGTATGATATAAAATCACgtgatttatttgatatatattaatCCTAACGTCCAAAGATCAAATCTTGAAGTTCAAACTACCGTCCCTTTTCATCACAAAAGTGTCTCTAATCACCAAGAAAACCTCTAGCTAGGTTTAGAACTAGAATTTAAAATGCTCCCTCGATGTTGTTAGATAGTGTTTCGAGTTTTGAATTTCCCTTCTGTGCCAAAAAACTAAAGCTAAGAAAAAAACAACTGACTAAAACTGTCATGCATCCTTATATTCTACAGGACTGGCTCGGGTACAACCATAcaagagagattagcaaatAGGGTGTGAGTTGTTCAATCAATTACAGGACATGCATGTGCCAacctttttaatatttttttctaccAAAAAAATACTAGGAAGATCACATTTTCTCGTGCCACATTGTGCCGTATCACTAATAGAGGTGAAACTTAATTGTATTAGCGAGCCTTGCCTCTATTAGAATGTATAATATAGTACACTAAAATAtgatcttcctagcattactcttttctATCCCTGTTTGTAGGTTGTTGCTTATTATGTTTATTCTTGTGGTGCAGACTTAATAGTACAGAAGTAGATTAAGCACAATAGAGAGTGAAATTATTTGAAGGGATACTGGAAATTAAACtgataaaaaaaagttacagtTTAAACAGTAAAAACATTGAAATGTATGCATGCACAATTGGCATGTGCCCTACAATTGAGGAAATTaagcaacaaaaaaattgattggAAAACCGCCATTCGGAGGCTGCTTGAATGAGGTCAATGCTTCAAGCATGTCCCTTAGGATCATCTTCGCAGTCATCCATATATCTCTTCCAATACCAATGCTCCCTCCACACTACGTCTACCATTTCTTCGATAGGGACACCTTTAGTCTCCGGAAGTAAAAAGAAGACGAAGACTgtcatgaggaagacccacgcTGCGAAGAATAAGAAAATAGCAAACTTCATGTGACAAAGCATTGAGAGGAAGGCCTGTGCTATAACAAATGTGAACAACATGTTTACAGACACAGTCACACTCTGCCCGGCTGAGCGAGCCTCTAGAGGGAATATCTCACTGGCAACCAACCAGCAAAGAGGCCCCCAAGACCATCCAAAGGAACCCACAAAAGAACAGACTACAATAACCACAAGAATTCCCAAGCCGTGATCGAGGTCGTTGGATTGATCCTTAAGTTTCATCCCAAGTATGATTGCAACGACCACATGAGAGAGGAACATTTGGATGCCACCTTCAATCAAGAGCACGCGGCGACCAGCTTTGTCGACAAAGTAAATTGAAATAATGGCTCCGAGAACCATGATAACGCCTGTAATAACTGATGAGTAAAGGGAAGCATCATTCTTAAATCCCAAGGTCTGGAACAAAACTGGAGCGTAAAAATTGATTGAGTTAATGCCTGTGAATTGCTGGAAGAACTGCAGAAAACATTACCACATATAGGATTCAGACCaccaaaatttgagaaaatttgCTTCTGACGAGTTAATTAGCCATTAAAACTAGGGATATATGTCAtgttgtcctttttttttttgggtaaatatcATGCTGTCCTTGATCTTATAAGGACTATACACATAGGTACAACATATCTACTTACACATGAACATCACATCTTTCAAAATGTGAACATCCAATTTAAAATGACTTAAACTTTTAAACTAAagctttctttttcattttgtaGGGGCAAATTTATTATTGTGCTCAGAACACGAGGTGATATACTATATGTTATTTATATAAGTAGAGGGAAGTTTATTTACAAGTGTCCCTCCACTTGTATAATcacatgtggtgtaccacccATGTTTCCGGCACACTCTACAATCTCTTGTGGGACAACGgaaaatttttcaatgtgctagGAACACAGTCAGGTAAactaagtgtcataatataattagttgacaattttcttttcttaagttttcaactaattgtattattacacttgaTATACTGGGTTATGTTCCTAGTAAAAAATATCTCGTGGGGCAACTCTCAACAATGTCGATGTGtaaaattctaataatataCGGAAAATGATCCCCGTTGGATCATTTTCCTGGGAATCCCGTGAttatgtccgttcatcgtacatcttgctgtcagaaatcattttaaattttaaattttaaattttaaattaaatacaaatagtacctaatgaaaactAACTGCATGATTTATGATAAACATACATGATCACGGAATTCCTGGAATCCCCATGAAAAGGATCCAGCGAGGATCCTTTTTCCATAATATACCAACCCGATGGACCAAGGTCAAAATCTACTTTAAAATCAGAGTTTAATAGAAAGGAAAGAACTTGGTTGCTGAAAAAAATCAGCAACTCCTGCTGCGAGCAAATCATAGATGGACATGTGTCTAATCTgtgattaaaaaatcaattatttgGACACATGTCCATCTGTAATTGGTCAGCAGTAGGAGCTGTTGGTGATTTTTCAGCATCCAAACTCTATTCTAATAGAAATTCAATTTTCCCAGGATGACAATATAATGTTCAATTAAAGTACTTAGTACgatataaaattaaacaatgcAATGAAATACTTAATGACCTGCAAGAAAATTGTAATGATCAGTTGAGGTCTGTTTTTACGCTTAAGGAGATTTCTGAAGGGATGCTTCACTTCTTTAGCAGCGCGACTTGCCTCGAGAATCTCAAGGAATTCCGGATCGACATTCTCAATACCCCGGATCCTCTTTAGAACTTTTTTTCCTTGGTCCAACTTACCTCGTTGGATCAAACTGTTTGGAGTGTCTGTTACAATGACAGCCCCAAGTGTTAGCAAGAGTGATGGAACGCCAGCCAAACCCAGTGATATCCTCCATCCATATCCCCCTTTAATCCTGCATGTGGTAGCACAAAACATTGTAGTTGGGAACTTGGAGAGAAACCGAAATACAAAAATTGTAGACCCCCCAAACATACACATCTAATTCATATTAGTTTTTTCGGTGTGACCATAATACTAGTAGTTCACCACTGTTATATCGCGTGAAGATTAATTAATACTATAGAATGTAGTATAAAATTTTCCACCTTCATGGACTAATAATACCATGTAATGGCGATACAATTACAAACAAAAGTTTCTTAGGGAGAATAACGCTGCCTTACTTCGCAGTTCCATAATTGATAAGTTGTGCTACAAGAATGCCAATGGTGACCATGAGCTGGAAGAGCAAATTAAGTGCTCCACGAATTCTTGTCGGTGCAATCTCCGAAAGGAAAAGTGGTACGGCCTGTTATCATTAAAAAAACAATCGCTACATGATCAAATTAGGTATTCATGAATAACCAATCATTAATTAGTATTTACCTGGTTTGCAAAACCAACTCCGCAACCAAGTAAGAGCCTCCCAATAATGAGCATGGCAAGGTTCTTAGCTGCAGCATTGAAAATAGTTCCGACTATGAAGAAAACCCCCGCGATCAACATGGTCATCCTTCTGCCTAGAACTCTGGTTGTGTATGATGCAAAGAAGGTTGCTGTCAATGCAGCGAGGTATAATGAAGATGTGAACAATTGCAGGCCTTGATTGTCATATTTACAGTAATTGCTCTCAAGTCCTGGAATTTGTTGCTTCCTATATACAACCGGGAAGAATTCCTTTAGGAAGTCGGGCATGGATGTAACACCACCTGCATCAGACGGTacatcaaattcaaattaaaatgtaCAACAGATTTAATTTTGATTCATGAAACAAAGCAAAATGTTGTGCATATATAACATATAGTAGGTTTTATATAAGTACCTGAAATGCCAATATCATAACCAAACATGAGGCCTCCGCTAGCGGCCAATATGCACGAAATGACCACAATAGCCGTGATCTTTCCTTCAAAATCTTCGCCGCCTGTCGGGCCCCCGAATCCCCCTGCCATGATTCCtaccctttttttcttcttctcaagCTTGCTTAGTTATTATACCTGATTAATTCTTGAACCTAATTACGTTACAAGACCACGCCGGCCAGTTGGAGTAGAGAGACAGGAGAGAGTAGCTCGGTGAAGATGAGGGGTATGTGTGCGTGAGGGGTTTATATATTAGACGACATCAAGGCAACAGATCGAGATTGAAAGACGTAGAAAATGGATTAATTAGAAAGTGCCATGGTCAACAGCTTTTCCCATGACGCGACCTGCGGTTGGTGTTCATCCTTGTTGCTTGGTTGTCATGAAGGGTACGAGAAGTTAGTTAAACCACAGTTGATCAAGCCgttaagagtaatgttagaagGACCACGTTTTCTAACCAGATTCTTTAGCAAACTGAACACACTATGTGGCCTTCAATTTATCAATTAACAGCTTGtcatataataattaaaataatatataggGAATATATAATTCTCCACGACAAGGGTTACATTATGCATGTGCAAGTAGTCAGAAAATGCATCTGATtcctttttaattaaactaattaattgaATATGCAACATAAAATACAAGTTTATTTTTATAAGAGTATTGTTAGGGGATCACATTCTTGTAACAAGTGATGCCAGTAGTTGTCTCTTGGATTGTGTTATGTTATTGACCCTGTATCTTATTATTTTGCAGTCTCGTTGTAGGTGGGGACTGAAGATTGGTTCataaattgaataattaatgttttattttaagTTAACATTGGAAAAGATGCTGACAtaggttttcattttttggtaaataaaattagaaaatacatCCAACATAGGTATTTTGGCTGAAGTGTAGCATGCACTGAAGACTGCATTTAATACTTTTTCTGGTTGggaaacaaaatatttttgagaATGAATATTACATTAATGGGAGAAAAAAATCTTTcatgagcttataagtaagttacTTTGCTTCTCATATTGctaaattgattttatggtggaacttcaACTATCTTCAAATATGTATTTTCATACCATCAACTTTTGATGTCTTACATATAGCAGAGTTTATTTGTGAAAATGAGTCTTAATTTTACAAGTCCATCAGAAAGTGATGTAAAATTTTGTCTTGGTAAGCGTTATTTTTCTACTTAGGCGTTGATATGCTGCTTTGTGCTAAGTTTTGCACTGCTTTTCTGTTACGTTTGTATTTGTGAAATTGTATTATGGAGAGGGACATAAGTGCATAGCAGTACCTATGGAGTCTAGATTTTAAAAATCCATCCTGAACCATTGAGCATGGTTTCTTAGCTGCACTGGTTCTATCAATTACAGGGAGGGATAACATACTCGACCAAAAAAAATAGTATGTTAAAGTTCCAAGAATGGTTCTTCTTATCTGTCCGCAATCTAGGATGTTTGTAGTGActtaaaacttgtttaccataaacttaagattaagttccttttattttattttttaaaataacattCACTCAATGCTACTTAGCATTGAAGATATATTTCTTTTTGAAAGATTGAAGATGCTGTTTTGAGAGGATAGTCAAAGAAATCATACTGAATAAATAGAACAATGGGTTTATATATTAagggtaatgctattcatatcatgtttttatatcacatttttataccacattaggtgacatctgatgtggacagccacatcatttgaaaaatttgcaaaacctaaGGAAGTATAAGCAAGActtctcgtataccacaatcatcatttaattaactagtttttcttaattacaagtttattaaataatgaactaaatttaaaatctgattaattcaaatgatgtggctgtccacatcaaatgccaactaagatgatatgaaaatgtgatacaaaaacatgatatgaataacattatttaTCAATTTTACGAAACCCTAAAAGTGTACAAATGAATACAAAACGCTGCAATTCTCTAGTCATCCATATCTTTTTGCAATTTGAAAAAAGAAGCCTAATTAGATTAATAGTCCATGTGGTAATAGGGTAGTCGAAAGATAGCctatgtgataaaaaaaaattggaatttaaaCTTTTATAGTGAAATCCGTtatcataaattaaaaattctacCAATTCTCCGTTAATGGTTAGCATGTGAAACTCATTTGTgaggctaaatttttttttttttttttttattcctttaaACTCATTTTGCATTCGGTCTTCATACCCaacaggaagaagaagaaaaacggTTCAGTGTCCTTTCGAATTTGAATTGGGATCGAACAGAAATAATCGATTGAAATCATAGTCTAGAACAGTGAAACCAAGAAGTAGCAATGAGATGGGTGTTAGGATTCTCTGTGAGAAATCGAAGTTAGTTTTGATTGAGAAAACTTAAGAGGATTGTTGAAATTGTTTAAGTTCACTGAAGAATTGAAAGGAGTTTCATAgatgaaatttttgttttgatttttaattgatcttgatcttgatgagtttgtaaaattttaattaagtctttgatttgttatttgttatttgaacaaacaatattatctacactaagcgGGTAGGAGGAGTgtgctaagtctcacaatgggctagcaataatgtggttaaaATTCATCattgacgagaatcaaacttaagacctctcacttacaagtgaaaaagaataccactaaaccgtaatgCTAAGTGACCCCTTGAATTGTTATTCGGTTCCTTTGGTTTTTATATGCCTTCCCTCCTGTGGAAGGGGGTTTTTCAAGCAGAACCCAACTAAAGAGAAGACCAGcgggagaaaaggaaaaaaaaaaaaaaaaaaaaaatatatatatatatatatatatatatatatatatatatatatatatatatatatatatatatagaagaagACCACACCTGAAAAATTCATAGAAACATCACCAAAAGATCTCAAGATTTGCAGCAATATCTTAGAAATATGGCGCGACGTTGTGGAACTAAAAACAATCTAAAAAATTTCGAAGATGATATGTGgatttttttacgaagaagaCAAGATTGCTCCCGTTAAATGGACAAGGCACATAAATATTCGCGTGCGCAACTCAACATCCTTGGAGATCCAAGTAGCTAACCATGATTGCTCAAAGCTCTCATGCTCGTGGCATGAAAAAGTCAAAGtcattaaagataggattaacCACCattcctatctttaatacattcccaattaaAGGTTAATTCAATCAAGTAAGGATCCTATCATAATTAATCAATGATGCTTCCATCATcatctcaagatattatctcctaattaatatattaagaaTATTATTTCCTCATAAATCCTACGGATGAGACACCTGGCCAATAGAAAGTTGCCATGTATAAGGCAAATTAAAACGCTACACCTAGGCCAACCACCTCCCTCTATATACCTCATCTCCGCCAAAACTTTGGTAAGCTTTTACTAGGCATACAAGCCCTAAACACTCACTATTTTAAGAGATACTGACTTAGGCATCAAAGATCTATTGGCCAACCCTCCCTTCGACCTCGTGGTCACGTGTGGCTTTGGCCCTTGAtcaggtgttatttgttttgtagataCATATTCATCAAGACTGAAGATGGTGATTTTTGCTACCATAAATTAATGTTATCATTGAGAGCTTGATTCAAACGCTCAAAAAAGGCTCTCGCATTCGCGTTCTACATTTCTCCGTTACATATGTAAATTTTCCCGCACGTTTctattcctagaattttttataAGTTCTTTGAACAGCCCTGGAGAAGAAATACAGGCAGAAAATTCTGAGACCATGACAAACAGAACATCTTATGGTCAAGGATATGGACCGGACAATGGAGATCGCAATGTGGGCCAACGCCATCGCTCCTTGACGCTCACCACAACGAGGGGAGTAACCATACCACCGTAGGGCGCTACTGCAACCATGGCAGCAGGAGCAGCAACCACTGTAGTGGCTTATGGTGCCCCCTGAGCCAAGCTTAGTCCGCTGCACATGCAACAACGCCAGCCTAGACCTTCTAGGGCCTAGTCTAAGAAGTTGCAATAGCAGTTGAGGACCAAGGCAGAGCCCAAGCTCATACATCAGAACTAGGCACCAGGTGAGCTGGCCCAAGCTGCGCCAGGAAGAACTATGGCCCAAGTCTAGCATGCACCTAGCGCAGCATGTGGCCAAGTGGGCCTAGCTAACCCGGCTAGTGCCTGCGCGCCTAGATTACAACCTGGCCCATCCCAACGGCCTAGCACGTTCCAATAGCCCAGGCCATTCCTGCAGCCCATCCTGCTTTTCATATCAGTTTTAGGCCGGTTCAATCGACCCGGCTCCAAGTTCCCAGATCAGCGAGACAGACCATTAGACCGACGATTGAACTAAGGATATTTTCGCCTTAATTTTTCCCAAATTTGTCCTTTCTCGGCTCGATTACACCCATAGTCCATTATACTTCCACTGCTCATGTAAATACCTACCATCCAAGCTTTTCCATACTGAATGGGGAACACAACTTGTCCCGGCAGGTTACATATTTGATAAGCGCCCTCACCCATCAAACAATCTTGGTGAGGCAGTTTTTGGAGCACATCAAG from Pyrus communis chromosome 4, drPyrComm1.1, whole genome shotgun sequence harbors:
- the LOC137732449 gene encoding sugar transport protein 13-like, with translation MAGGFGGPTGGEDFEGKITAIVVISCILAASGGLMFGYDIGISGGVTSMPDFLKEFFPVVYRKQQIPGLESNYCKYDNQGLQLFTSSLYLAALTATFFASYTTRVLGRRMTMLIAGVFFIVGTIFNAAAKNLAMLIIGRLLLGCGVGFANQAVPLFLSEIAPTRIRGALNLLFQLMVTIGILVAQLINYGTAKIKGGYGWRISLGLAGVPSLLLTLGAVIVTDTPNSLIQRGKLDQGKKVLKRIRGIENVDPEFLEILEASRAAKEVKHPFRNLLKRKNRPQLIITIFLQFFQQFTGINSINFYAPVLFQTLGFKNDASLYSSVITGVIMVLGAIISIYFVDKAGRRVLLIEGGIQMFLSHVVVAIILGMKLKDQSNDLDHGLGILVVIVVCSFVGSFGWSWGPLCWLVASEIFPLEARSAGQSVTVSVNMLFTFVIAQAFLSMLCHMKFAIFLFFAAWVFLMTVFVFFLLPETKGVPIEEMVDVVWREHWYWKRYMDDCEDDPKGHA